Proteins from a genomic interval of Aureimonas sp. AU20:
- the rnpA gene encoding ribonuclease P protein component codes for MKTRAEFLAVRKGRRLNGPFFLIEALDRGDGDEPRYGLTVTRKVGNAVERNRIRRRLREAIRTCCGADMATGFDYVIVARRDLLSLPFETLTGELSRRVAKARSAERKAPTPPSGSE; via the coding sequence TTGAAGACGCGCGCCGAATTTCTAGCGGTGCGCAAGGGCCGTCGATTGAACGGCCCTTTTTTTCTGATCGAAGCTCTGGACCGGGGCGACGGCGACGAGCCGCGCTACGGCCTTACGGTGACGCGCAAGGTCGGCAATGCGGTCGAGCGCAACCGCATCCGTCGCCGCCTGCGCGAGGCGATCCGCACCTGTTGCGGGGCTGACATGGCGACGGGCTTCGATTATGTGATCGTCGCCCGCCGCGATCTTCTTTCGCTGCCCTTCGAAACGCTGACCGGCGAGCTGTCGCGTCGCGTCGCCAAGGCCAGGTCAGCGGAACGGAAGGCGCCAACGCCCCCTTCGGGAAGTGAATAA
- the yidC gene encoding membrane protein insertase YidC: MENSRNFLIAMALSIAVLIGWQFFVIHPRSEAQRQLEQSQQATLQTPTTPAGTAQDPAVSPAGRESVVPTSQTPEVTGQTRDAALATNPRIPIDTPAVYGSINLQGARLDDLRLKGYHETVDDNSPTIVLLSPETIGKDGYFAEFGYSGQNLGTLPGPQTLWQADAGQTLTPSTPVTLTATNGQGLTFTRTISVDDKFMFTVEDQVSNTGGAAASVAPYGRVVRFSKPEVASAYVLFEGLLGVFGDQGLQEVKYHNIEEDKLVSPTPSAAGWIGMTDKYWATALVPAQGQGTFQPNFRYSAEGRPFYQSDYLAQGLTVEPGATVTTSSRVFAGAKVVDVINGYEDTLGIHNFGLLIDWGWFKFITRPMFWAIDHLYTLTGNFGVAILLITVILKLFFFPLASKSYKSMAKMKTVQPKLTELREKYADDRAKQQQEMMRIYKEEKINPAAGCWPVLVQIPVFFALYKVLYITIEMRHAPFFGWIHDLAAPDPTSLFNLFGLIPITLPHLLMVGVWPLMMGITMFIQMRLNPTPPDPAQQMVFTWMPVIFTFMMASFPAGLVIYWTWNNTLSITQQTIIMKRHGAKIELWDNLRGMFRKSKA, translated from the coding sequence ATGGAAAACAGCCGCAATTTCCTGATCGCCATGGCGCTTTCGATCGCCGTTTTGATCGGGTGGCAGTTCTTCGTGATCCATCCGCGCTCGGAGGCGCAGCGTCAGCTCGAGCAGTCGCAGCAGGCGACGCTCCAGACGCCGACGACGCCGGCCGGAACCGCGCAGGACCCCGCCGTCTCGCCGGCGGGTCGCGAAAGCGTGGTGCCGACTTCGCAGACGCCGGAAGTGACCGGCCAGACGCGCGACGCCGCCCTCGCCACCAACCCCCGCATTCCGATCGACACGCCGGCCGTCTACGGCTCGATCAACCTGCAGGGCGCCCGGCTCGACGATCTGCGCCTCAAGGGCTATCACGAGACGGTGGACGACAATTCGCCCACGATCGTACTGCTCTCGCCCGAGACGATCGGCAAGGACGGCTATTTCGCCGAGTTCGGCTATAGCGGCCAGAATCTGGGAACGCTCCCCGGGCCGCAGACGCTCTGGCAGGCGGACGCCGGCCAGACGCTGACGCCCTCCACCCCCGTCACATTGACCGCCACCAACGGCCAGGGCCTGACCTTCACGCGCACTATCTCGGTGGACGACAAGTTCATGTTCACCGTGGAGGACCAGGTGTCCAACACGGGCGGCGCGGCCGCGTCCGTCGCGCCCTATGGTCGCGTCGTGCGCTTCTCCAAGCCCGAGGTCGCCTCCGCCTACGTCCTGTTCGAAGGCCTTCTCGGCGTCTTCGGAGACCAGGGCCTGCAGGAGGTCAAGTACCACAATATCGAGGAAGACAAGCTGGTCTCCCCGACGCCCTCGGCCGCCGGCTGGATCGGCATGACCGACAAGTACTGGGCGACGGCTCTCGTGCCCGCGCAGGGGCAGGGCACCTTCCAGCCCAACTTCCGCTACTCCGCCGAAGGCCGCCCCTTCTACCAGTCCGACTATCTCGCCCAGGGGCTGACGGTCGAGCCGGGCGCCACGGTCACCACCTCGTCGCGCGTCTTTGCCGGCGCCAAGGTCGTGGACGTTATCAACGGCTACGAGGACACGCTCGGCATCCACAATTTCGGCCTGCTGATCGACTGGGGCTGGTTCAAGTTCATCACCCGGCCGATGTTCTGGGCGATCGACCATCTCTATACGCTGACCGGCAATTTCGGCGTCGCCATCCTTCTGATCACGGTCATCCTCAAGCTCTTCTTCTTCCCGCTGGCGTCGAAGAGCTACAAGTCGATGGCCAAGATGAAGACCGTGCAGCCCAAGCTGACCGAGCTTCGCGAGAAATATGCCGACGACCGCGCCAAGCAGCAGCAGGAGATGATGCGGATCTACAAGGAGGAGAAGATCAATCCGGCGGCAGGCTGCTGGCCGGTCCTGGTCCAGATCCCCGTGTTCTTCGCGCTCTACAAGGTGCTCTACATCACGATCGAGATGCGGCACGCGCCCTTCTTCGGCTGGATCCACGATCTCGCCGCACCCGATCCGACGAGCCTGTTCAACCTGTTCGGCCTGATCCCGATTACCCTGCCGCATCTTCTCATGGTCGGCGTCTGGCCGCTCATGATGGGCATCACGATGTTCATCCAGATGCGCTTGAACCCGACGCCGCCTGACCCGGCGCAGCAGATGGTGTTCACCTGGATGCCGGTGATCTTCACCTTCATGATGGCCTCCTTCCCGGCCGGCCTCGTGATCTACTGGACCTGGAACAACACGCTCTCGATCACCCAGCAGACGATCATCATGAAGCGCCACGGCGCCAAGATCGAATTGTGGGACAATCTGAGAGGTATGTTCCGCAAGAGCAAGGCCTGA
- a CDS encoding CatB-related O-acetyltransferase encodes MPLGPDPQAIHPVPAHQRIVFLKNLIDDPKIEIGDYTYYDDPENALLFASRNVLHHYDFLGDKLRIGRFCAIATGARFVMNGANHAMTGFSTFPFNIFGEGWEEDFDMGSITAGLRGDTVIGNDVWIGAEAVILPGVTIGDGAVIGAFSVVSRDVAPYAVVAGNPAVERRRRFSPEIVQRLQRIAWWNWPVERITKNLAAIRGADIDALERAE; translated from the coding sequence ATGCCCCTCGGTCCCGACCCTCAAGCGATCCATCCCGTGCCCGCGCACCAGCGGATCGTGTTTCTCAAGAACCTGATCGACGATCCCAAGATCGAGATCGGCGACTACACCTATTACGACGATCCCGAGAACGCGCTTCTCTTCGCCTCGCGAAACGTCCTCCACCACTACGACTTCCTGGGGGACAAGCTGCGGATCGGCCGCTTCTGCGCCATCGCGACCGGCGCCCGCTTCGTCATGAATGGCGCCAACCACGCGATGACGGGCTTCTCCACCTTCCCCTTCAACATCTTCGGGGAGGGCTGGGAGGAGGACTTTGACATGGGCTCGATCACGGCGGGCCTGCGCGGCGACACCGTGATCGGCAACGATGTCTGGATCGGCGCGGAGGCGGTGATCCTGCCCGGCGTCACGATCGGCGACGGCGCGGTGATCGGCGCCTTCAGCGTCGTGAGCCGGGACGTCGCGCCCTATGCCGTGGTGGCGGGCAATCCGGCCGTGGAGCGCCGCCGACGCTTTTCGCCCGAGATCGTTCAGCGCCTCCAGCGCATCGCCTGGTGGAACTGGCCGGTCGAGCGCATCACCAAGAACCTCGCCGCCATTCGCGGCGCCGATATCGACGCCCTGGAGCGAGCCGAATGA
- the yihA gene encoding ribosome biogenesis GTP-binding protein YihA/YsxC, with protein MTKTPATEPNGAADEQRLFFARPWVFIRGVPAMKFLPPEGPPEVAFAGRSNVGKSSLINGIVGQNGLARTSNTPGRTQELNYFVPDGYSGEGLDLPPVAIVDMPGYGYAQAPKEQVDAWTKLVFDYLRGRATLKRVFVLIDSRHGLKKNDLDVMALLDKAAVSYQIVLTKADKISALALPKLEAATREAIRKRPAAYPTIISTSSEKGFGIEDVQAEIANFALGR; from the coding sequence ATGACGAAGACCCCCGCGACCGAACCGAACGGCGCCGCCGACGAGCAGCGCCTGTTCTTCGCCCGTCCCTGGGTCTTCATCCGGGGCGTGCCGGCGATGAAGTTCCTGCCGCCGGAAGGCCCGCCCGAGGTCGCCTTCGCCGGGCGCTCCAATGTCGGCAAGTCCTCGCTCATCAACGGCATCGTCGGCCAGAACGGCTTGGCGCGCACCTCCAATACGCCGGGGCGCACCCAGGAGCTGAACTATTTCGTGCCGGACGGCTACAGCGGCGAAGGGCTCGACCTGCCCCCCGTCGCCATCGTCGACATGCCGGGCTACGGCTACGCCCAGGCGCCGAAGGAGCAGGTGGACGCCTGGACCAAGCTGGTCTTCGACTATCTCCGGGGCCGGGCGACCCTGAAGCGCGTCTTCGTGCTGATCGATTCGCGCCACGGGCTGAAGAAGAACGATCTCGACGTCATGGCGCTTCTCGACAAGGCAGCGGTCTCCTACCAGATCGTCCTCACCAAGGCCGACAAGATCTCGGCGCTCGCCTTGCCCAAGCTCGAGGCCGCGACGCGCGAGGCGATCCGCAAGCGCCCCGCCGCCTATCCCACGATCATCTCGACCTCGTCTGAGAAGGGCTTCGGGATCGAGGACGTGCAGGCCGAGATCGCCAATTTCGCGCTGGGGCGCTAA
- a CDS encoding NUDIX domain-containing protein, with product MAGRRKRIKTKVIGLAFQEGRLLAFEVTDDESRLRGVRPLGGSIEYGETREEALRREFREELDTEIEITGGWTVFESRYRKGDEIRHEFLFAAPIRLLDRHIPLDGEATYLEGDGSLCRARWFDIPALARGEPVLFPDALLPHLLAGTPAARD from the coding sequence GTGGCGGGACGGCGCAAGCGCATCAAGACCAAGGTCATCGGCCTCGCCTTTCAGGAGGGACGACTGCTCGCGTTCGAGGTGACGGACGACGAGAGCCGGCTGCGGGGCGTGCGCCCGCTCGGCGGCTCGATCGAATACGGCGAAACGCGAGAGGAGGCGCTGCGGCGCGAGTTTCGCGAAGAGCTCGACACCGAGATCGAGATCACCGGCGGCTGGACCGTGTTCGAGAGCCGCTACCGGAAGGGGGACGAGATCCGGCACGAGTTCCTGTTCGCCGCCCCCATCCGCCTTCTCGACCGGCACATCCCGCTGGACGGCGAAGCGACTTATCTCGAAGGCGACGGCTCGCTCTGCCGCGCGCGCTGGTTCGACATTCCCGCTCTCGCTCGCGGCGAGCCGGTTCTGTTTCCCGACGCGCTGCTGCCGCATCTCCTGGCGGGAACACCCGCCGCGCGCGACTGA
- a CDS encoding TetR/AcrR family transcriptional regulator produces MSLAAHNSPSQADGRCPAGEDPAKRRQILEGARRAFVRMGFDAASMNDVTRESGVSKSTLYVYFRSKEELFAALIDEERDRYFSEVEALLVDPLQPADTLTRFGKRLAKLVMSAEAMHAKRTVIAVAGRMPQLGRDFYTHGPKRGLALLTAYLDKACEAGTLRIADRELAASQFIELSTAGHLRRRFFDDQVPEPTEEEIRVTVESAVWLFMTGYGVEA; encoded by the coding sequence ATGAGCCTTGCCGCGCACAACTCCCCTTCCCAAGCCGATGGCCGCTGCCCGGCGGGGGAAGACCCGGCCAAGCGCCGCCAGATTCTGGAAGGGGCGCGCCGGGCCTTCGTTCGCATGGGCTTCGACGCCGCTTCCATGAACGACGTGACGCGCGAATCGGGCGTCTCGAAATCGACCCTCTATGTCTATTTCCGCTCCAAGGAGGAGCTTTTCGCCGCGCTGATCGATGAGGAGCGCGACCGCTACTTTTCCGAGGTGGAGGCGCTGCTGGTCGATCCCCTGCAACCCGCCGACACGCTGACGCGCTTCGGCAAGCGACTGGCGAAGCTGGTCATGTCGGCCGAGGCCATGCATGCCAAGCGCACGGTGATCGCCGTCGCCGGGCGGATGCCGCAGCTCGGGCGGGACTTCTACACGCACGGCCCCAAGCGCGGGCTGGCGCTTCTCACCGCCTATCTCGACAAGGCCTGCGAGGCCGGAACATTGCGCATCGCGGACCGCGAACTCGCCGCCTCCCAGTTCATCGAACTATCGACGGCGGGGCATCTTCGCCGCCGCTTCTTCGACGATCAGGTGCCCGAGCCGACGGAGGAGGAAATCCGCGTCACCGTGGAATCGGCGGTCTGGCTCTTCATGACGGGCTACGGCGTGGAGGCCTGA
- a CDS encoding HlyD family secretion protein: MSKSAPDASDATERAPTDRPARTDAPKLEIVSRKTESAPASAAEAKPAAAAPKKKGGLKKLIFGAVLLAAIGGGAWYGHQWWIDGRFLVSTDDAYVGADMAIMSPKVTGYIQSVPVKENQTVKAGDPIVVIDGGDYALALRQADAKIAAENATIGRIRAQQAASVQQVAEADASRVAAVAAVNQAALDLGRAENLVRTGTGAQAPLDQARSAKAQADAKLAGAEASLSAAKANVAVFDAQVTEAEAMLPSLAVARDQAERDLSFTTLRAPYDGVVGNLSAQPGDLVSPGRRLAAVVPLDQVYVDANFKETQLHQIALGEKVRIEVDAMPGVEVEGTVASLSPASGSVFSLLPADNATGNFTKIVQRVPVRIAIDRTDAEASLLRPGLSVKVAVDTRTAPGAKTASAD, encoded by the coding sequence ATGAGCAAGTCCGCACCTGACGCGTCCGACGCGACTGAACGCGCCCCGACCGACCGGCCGGCCCGCACCGACGCTCCCAAGCTCGAGATCGTCTCCCGCAAGACCGAAAGCGCGCCCGCCAGCGCAGCGGAAGCCAAGCCGGCCGCCGCCGCGCCCAAGAAGAAGGGCGGCCTGAAGAAGCTGATCTTCGGCGCGGTGCTTCTGGCCGCGATCGGCGGCGGCGCCTGGTACGGCCATCAGTGGTGGATCGACGGGCGTTTCCTGGTCTCGACAGACGACGCCTATGTCGGAGCTGACATGGCGATCATGTCGCCCAAGGTCACCGGCTATATCCAGTCCGTTCCGGTCAAGGAGAACCAGACGGTGAAGGCGGGCGATCCGATCGTCGTGATCGATGGCGGCGACTATGCGCTGGCGCTGCGCCAGGCGGACGCCAAGATCGCGGCCGAGAACGCCACGATCGGGCGCATACGCGCCCAGCAGGCCGCCTCGGTCCAGCAGGTCGCGGAAGCCGACGCCAGCCGCGTCGCGGCGGTCGCGGCCGTCAACCAGGCCGCGCTCGATCTCGGCCGGGCCGAGAATCTCGTGCGCACCGGAACCGGGGCGCAGGCGCCGCTCGATCAGGCGCGCTCCGCCAAGGCGCAGGCCGACGCCAAGCTCGCTGGCGCCGAAGCCTCGCTCTCCGCCGCCAAGGCCAATGTCGCCGTCTTCGACGCGCAGGTCACCGAGGCGGAAGCGATGCTGCCGAGCCTTGCGGTCGCGCGCGATCAGGCGGAGCGGGACCTTTCCTTCACGACGCTCCGCGCGCCCTATGACGGCGTCGTCGGCAATCTCTCGGCCCAGCCGGGCGATCTCGTGTCGCCGGGCCGGCGCCTTGCCGCTGTGGTGCCGCTCGATCAGGTCTATGTCGACGCGAACTTCAAGGAAACCCAGCTGCACCAGATCGCGCTCGGCGAGAAGGTGCGCATCGAGGTCGACGCCATGCCCGGCGTCGAGGTCGAGGGCACGGTGGCCTCGCTGTCGCCAGCCTCCGGCTCGGTCTTCTCCTTGCTGCCGGCCGACAACGCGACCGGCAACTTCACCAAGATCGTTCAGCGCGTGCCGGTCCGCATCGCGATCGACCGGACGGACGCCGAAGCCAGCCTTCTGCGCCCGGGTCTGTCGGTGAAGGTGGCGGTGGACACGCGCACGGCACCGGGCGCCAAGACCGCCAGCGCCGACTGA
- a CDS encoding DHA2 family efflux MFS transporter permease subunit, protein MSSVTADSKLPAQPAGPTVGGGETIPLRRMLAFMAMVFGMFMAILDIQIVSASLAEIQAGLSASTDEIAWVQTAYLIAEVVMIPLSGFLARMMSTRILFSLAAAGFTLSSALCATATNIDQMILYRAVQGFIGGGMIPSVFAAAFTIFPPSKRAIVSPMIGLVATLAPTIGPTVGGYLSHTLSWHWLFLINVPFGIIVTLAVWNLVDFDKPEWSLFSKFDWFGLLGMAAFLGSLEYVLEEGPLDDWFDSRTIVVMTVILVLGAVLFLYRAFTAREPIVDLTAFANRNFAFGSLFSFIMGVGLYGLTYLYPVYLGRIRGYDSLMIGETMFVSGLAMFFTAPISGKLSSSLDPRVMMAMGFSAFALGTWMMSGLTHDWDFYELLLPQLLRGFGLMMAMVPINNIALGTLPPQKMKGASGLYNLTRNLGGAVGLAIINTMINDRTALHYDRLAERVRWGSQIAEDRLTDMASSFNAAGLDGANVALKQMSGLIHREASVMAFSDVFIALTALFVSLCFLTVMIRRPGGNVKVDAH, encoded by the coding sequence ATGTCCTCCGTGACGGCCGATTCCAAGCTGCCAGCCCAACCTGCCGGCCCGACCGTCGGCGGCGGCGAGACCATTCCCCTGCGCCGAATGCTGGCCTTCATGGCCATGGTCTTCGGCATGTTCATGGCGATCCTCGACATTCAGATCGTCTCGGCCTCGCTCGCCGAGATCCAGGCCGGTCTTTCGGCCTCGACCGACGAGATCGCCTGGGTGCAGACGGCCTATCTCATCGCGGAAGTGGTGATGATCCCGCTCTCGGGCTTCCTCGCCCGGATGATGTCGACCCGCATCCTCTTCTCGCTCGCGGCCGCCGGCTTCACGCTGTCCTCCGCGCTCTGCGCGACCGCCACCAATATCGACCAGATGATCCTCTACCGCGCCGTGCAGGGCTTCATCGGCGGCGGCATGATCCCCAGCGTCTTCGCGGCCGCCTTCACCATCTTCCCACCCTCCAAGCGCGCCATCGTCTCGCCCATGATCGGCCTCGTGGCGACGCTCGCGCCCACCATCGGCCCGACGGTCGGCGGCTATCTCAGCCACACGCTGTCCTGGCACTGGCTGTTTCTGATCAACGTGCCCTTCGGCATCATCGTGACGCTGGCGGTCTGGAATCTCGTGGATTTCGACAAGCCGGAATGGTCGCTCTTCTCGAAGTTCGACTGGTTCGGCCTTCTCGGCATGGCGGCCTTTCTCGGCTCGCTCGAATATGTCCTGGAGGAGGGGCCGCTGGACGATTGGTTCGACAGCCGGACCATCGTGGTCATGACCGTGATCCTGGTGCTCGGTGCCGTGCTCTTCCTCTACCGCGCCTTCACCGCGCGCGAGCCGATCGTCGATCTCACGGCCTTCGCCAACCGCAACTTCGCCTTCGGGTCGCTCTTCTCCTTCATCATGGGCGTCGGGCTTTACGGCCTCACCTATCTCTATCCCGTCTATCTCGGCCGCATCCGGGGCTATGATTCGCTGATGATCGGCGAGACCATGTTCGTCTCGGGCCTCGCCATGTTCTTCACGGCGCCGATCTCGGGCAAGCTCTCCTCCTCGCTCGATCCGCGAGTCATGATGGCGATGGGCTTCTCGGCCTTCGCGCTCGGCACTTGGATGATGAGCGGCCTGACGCACGACTGGGACTTCTACGAGCTTCTGCTTCCGCAGCTGCTTCGCGGCTTCGGGCTGATGATGGCCATGGTGCCGATCAACAACATCGCGCTCGGCACGCTGCCGCCGCAGAAGATGAAGGGCGCCTCCGGCCTCTACAATCTGACGCGCAATCTCGGCGGCGCGGTGGGCCTTGCCATCATCAACACGATGATCAACGACCGCACGGCCCTCCATTACGACCGGCTGGCCGAGCGGGTGCGCTGGGGTTCGCAGATCGCCGAGGACCGGCTGACCGACATGGCCTCCAGCTTCAACGCCGCCGGGCTCGACGGCGCCAACGTGGCGTTGAAGCAGATGAGCGGCCTCATTCACCGCGAGGCGAGCGTCATGGCCTTTTCCGACGTGTTCATCGCGCTGACCGCGCTCTTCGTCTCGCTGTGCTTCCTCACCGTCATGATCCGCCGCCCCGGCGGCAATGTGAAGGTGGACGCGCACTGA
- a CDS encoding arsenate-mycothiol transferase ArsC, translating to MSAPSPSTLPHSILFVCGANSIRSPIAEAIARSLLPQSVYIASVGVKDGERDPFVDVILAEQGLSLGDRKPQKWEDLGDGFFDLVVTLSPEAHHAAMSATEADATAVEFWPMPDPSAVNGSRDQILEAYRDVYRRISVRLKDLCQRV from the coding sequence TTGAGCGCCCCCTCCCCTTCCACCCTGCCCCATTCCATCCTGTTCGTCTGCGGAGCGAACTCGATCCGCTCTCCGATCGCCGAAGCCATCGCGCGCTCGCTCCTGCCGCAATCCGTCTACATCGCCTCGGTGGGCGTCAAGGATGGCGAGCGTGATCCATTCGTGGACGTGATCCTGGCCGAGCAGGGCCTGTCGCTCGGCGACCGGAAGCCCCAGAAATGGGAGGACCTCGGCGACGGGTTCTTCGACCTCGTGGTGACGCTCTCGCCCGAAGCCCATCACGCCGCCATGAGCGCGACGGAGGCAGACGCCACGGCGGTGGAGTTCTGGCCGATGCCCGACCCGTCCGCCGTGAACGGCAGCCGGGACCAGATCTTGGAGGCTTACCGCGACGTCTATCGCCGCATCTCGGTGCGCTTGAAGGACCTTTGCCAACGGGTCTGA
- a CDS encoding UPF0262 family protein: MERGRLVSVDLDDSIGRAAPDVEHDRAVAIVDLIEENLFEPMGFEGGRFRLKLALADRRLVFDIADEGQAPLAVHILSLTPFRRVIRDYFLICDSYYEAIRTATPSQIEAIDMGRRGIHNDGSDLLRERLKGKIELDKDTARRLFTLICVLHRRA, translated from the coding sequence ATGGAGCGCGGACGCCTCGTTTCAGTCGACCTCGACGATTCGATCGGGCGCGCCGCGCCCGACGTGGAGCATGATCGCGCCGTCGCGATCGTCGATCTCATCGAAGAGAACCTCTTCGAGCCCATGGGTTTCGAGGGCGGGCGGTTCCGGCTGAAGCTGGCGCTGGCCGATCGGCGCCTCGTGTTCGACATCGCGGACGAGGGACAAGCGCCGCTCGCCGTTCACATCCTCTCGCTTACCCCCTTCCGCCGCGTCATTCGGGACTATTTCCTCATCTGCGACAGTTATTACGAGGCGATCCGCACCGCGACGCCTTCGCAGATCGAGGCCATCGACATGGGTCGGCGCGGCATACACAATGACGGTTCGGACCTTCTGCGCGAGCGTCTGAAGGGCAAGATCGAACTGGACAAGGACACGGCGCGACGCCTGTTCACGCTGATCTGCGTCCTCCACCGGCGCGCTTGA